The genomic stretch AATCAGGTATTTTTGATTCTCCAGATACCAATGTTCCATCTGCCATTTCAGCATGCAAATTAACGCTTCTATTAGCAGCTGGTAACACTTGACCTCTCACGTTTAACACTTTGCTCATTTCTCCAATTGCATGAACAAAATCGCCTGTTATATTTGTCATTGCAGCTAAGATAATATTTCCCAATGAATGTCCAGACAAACCATTGCCATCCTCAAACCTATACTGGAACAACTCTTCAACCAATGGTTCAACATCTGATAAAGCTACTAACACATTTCTAATATCACCAGGTGGTGGAATGTCAAGCTCGTTTCTAAGTCTTCCTGAGCTCCCACCATCATCAGCCACTGTAACGATAGCGGTGATATTCACAGGGTATTGCTTTAAGCCCCGCAATAAGACAGGTAAGCCTGTACCTCCGCCTATAATTACAATATTAGGCTGTTTTTTTCTTTCCATGTATTATTTTTCCTTTCGCTTGTCAATATCTCGATGAGATATACGAGTTTTATAGCTATTTTCAAAATATTGACCTAAATACTCCGCTAGTGTTACGGAGCGGTGCTGACCACCAGTACATCCAATTGCAACGATGAGCTGGCTCTTTCCTTCTCTTTTATAATGTGGCAGCATAAAAGTCAATAAATCAACAACTTTTGTTAAAAATTTTTGCGTATCGTTCCATTTTAATACATATGATGAAACTTCTTCATTGAGACCAGTTTTAGGTCTCATATGATCAATATAATGAGGGTTCGGTAAAAAACGAACATCGAAGACTAAATCAGCATCTATCGGCAAACCATATTTAAAGCCAAAAGATACAACATTAACAGTAAAAATTTGTTTACCTTGGGTTGCAAACTGCTGTAATATCTTTTCCCTCAAGTCACGAGGTTTTAAATCAGATGTATCATAAATCAGCTGTGCTCTTCCCTTTAATTCTTCCAACATTTTTCTTTCTAGCTGAATACCTTCAAGAGGAAGTCCTTCTTGAGACAGCGGATGAGATCTCCTCGTCTCTTTATAACGACTAACTAAAGTCGCATCCTTGGCATCTAAAAATAAGATTTGAGGTGTGATCCACGATTTCTCTGCCATATCATCTAGTGCTTCAAATAGTGTTTCAAAAAATTCTCTTCCTCTTAAGTCCATTCCAAGTGCTACTTTATTCATCTTATTACCGGAATCCTTCATAAGTTCTAGAAATTTCGGAAGTAAAGAAGGCGGTAGATTATCAACACAAAAATATCCTAAATCTTCAAAGCTTTGTATGGCTACCGTTTTCCCTGCACCAGACATTCCTGTAATAATGACCATTTGGATATCACTCATTGAGCCAGTACTCATACTATTACCCCCTCAAACACGTTTAACTAGGATCTAATCGATAAGAAAGCAACTCAAAGTTCGGCGTATATGTGAAAGTACCATAAATGATACCTTTTCCATTAACCATATAGTCAATAATGTGATAGTCACCTGGCGCCATAGGTAGCTTGGATATTTGATCCACTTTCTGCCATGCAACCTTCCCTTCCTCTGACTCTTTCACATTGCTACCATCAAATTGTGTGGATAGAAAGGTAAACATCATCCATTCCGAAATGATTTGATTTTGCTCTTTTATCAATATTGTGAAAATACCTTTGATGCTTGGATCTTTTATAAATATACCTGTTTCTTCACGAAATTCACGTATGCA from Bacillus sp. SM2101 encodes the following:
- a CDS encoding 8-oxo-dGTP diphosphatase; this encodes MQRVTNCVLVHEGQVLLLQKPSRGWWVAPGGKMEQGESIRESCIREFREETGIFIKDPSIKGIFTILIKEQNQIISEWMMFTFLSTQFDGSNVKESEEGKVAWQKVDQISKLPMAPGDYHIIDYMVNGKGIIYGTFTYTPNFELLSYRLDPS
- the rapZ gene encoding RNase adapter RapZ, which produces MSTGSMSDIQMVIITGMSGAGKTVAIQSFEDLGYFCVDNLPPSLLPKFLELMKDSGNKMNKVALGMDLRGREFFETLFEALDDMAEKSWITPQILFLDAKDATLVSRYKETRRSHPLSQEGLPLEGIQLERKMLEELKGRAQLIYDTSDLKPRDLREKILQQFATQGKQIFTVNVVSFGFKYGLPIDADLVFDVRFLPNPHYIDHMRPKTGLNEEVSSYVLKWNDTQKFLTKVVDLLTFMLPHYKREGKSQLIVAIGCTGGQHRSVTLAEYLGQYFENSYKTRISHRDIDKRKEK